A stretch of the Leptospira bandrabouensis genome encodes the following:
- a CDS encoding DUF1365 domain-containing protein: MYRADVFHARTAPKPNKFQYRIFNFYLDLSEIDQLSHESFWFSRNRWNLFSFYDKDHIQFEKGTVYENVKSFLEASGVRNIGKIYLLTNLRVLGYVFNPVSFYFCYDTDGKPLVSIAEVGNTFGEIKPYVGYFKKAKGTIADPDVYIREPKNFYVSPFISLDSEFEFRLNLPGDQLQIGVDSFENGKRILTTSCLGKKIPFHSKYLLKLFIEFPFITVKVITLIHWQAFKLWIKKIPYIQKHQNLEKQTGVPLGKITEPVPLRRHD; the protein is encoded by the coding sequence ATGTATCGAGCGGACGTGTTTCACGCACGTACCGCTCCTAAACCCAATAAATTCCAATACCGAATTTTTAATTTTTATTTGGACTTATCAGAAATAGACCAGTTGTCCCACGAAAGTTTTTGGTTTTCCAGGAACCGTTGGAATTTGTTTTCTTTTTATGATAAAGACCATATCCAATTTGAAAAAGGAACAGTATATGAAAATGTTAAGTCCTTTTTAGAGGCATCTGGAGTCAGAAACATTGGAAAGATTTATCTTCTTACCAATCTCCGAGTACTTGGATATGTTTTTAATCCAGTCAGTTTCTATTTCTGTTATGATACCGATGGCAAACCACTCGTATCGATTGCAGAAGTAGGGAATACTTTTGGGGAAATCAAACCTTACGTTGGTTATTTTAAGAAAGCGAAGGGTACCATTGCGGATCCTGATGTTTATATCCGTGAGCCGAAGAATTTTTATGTCTCTCCATTTATCAGTTTAGATTCAGAATTTGAATTTCGATTGAACTTACCTGGAGATCAATTGCAGATTGGTGTCGATTCCTTTGAGAATGGAAAACGAATTTTAACAACTTCGTGTCTTGGAAAAAAAATTCCCTTCCATTCAAAATACTTGTTAAAACTTTTTATCGAATTTCCATTTATTACCGTCAAAGTAATAACATTGATTCATTGGCAAGCGTTCAAACTTTGGATCAAAAAAATTCCGTACATTCAAAAACACCAAAACTTAGAGAAACAAACAGGAGTTCCCCTTGGAAAAATCACAGAACCAGTCCCTCTTAGAAGACACGATTGA
- a CDS encoding SAM-dependent methyltransferase, producing MEKSQNQSLLEDTIDSELFTELKNKSIVDQFPIYRKIFFKAMSSMKRGSLRMILPNGDQVIFGDQNSSFEPKFHTALIHVKNPLFFKKSVLYGDIGFSESYLTGDWETDSIENVISWFILNVDDSPSLSGAKKKLFHLDLFNLGNKFLHFLRKNTLTGSKKNIVEHYDLGNKFYKLFLDPTMTYSSAYFESLEDSLEEAQTKKVDKLCQKLKLNPADHLLEIGSGWGFLSIHAAKNYGCRVTTVTLSEEQYKYAKERIEKEGLSDKIEIRIQDYRKIEGQFTKIVSVEMLEAVGDAYYETFFQKCQDLLTRDGIMALQVITCPDSRFTSFKNGIDFIQKHIFPGSLLPSIGRMNQAINRTGDMYLFHLEDMGLSYAKTLRLWLKAFEENLTEVRNQGYSETFIRKWRYYLAYCAAAFQMRNISVVQSVYVRPNNLNL from the coding sequence TTGGAAAAATCACAGAACCAGTCCCTCTTAGAAGACACGATTGATTCAGAACTTTTTACCGAATTAAAGAACAAGTCTATCGTAGACCAGTTCCCCATTTACAGAAAAATTTTTTTTAAAGCAATGAGTTCCATGAAACGTGGATCTCTTAGGATGATCCTACCAAATGGAGATCAAGTGATTTTTGGAGATCAAAACTCATCTTTTGAGCCAAAATTTCATACAGCACTGATCCATGTAAAAAACCCTCTTTTCTTCAAGAAATCAGTGTTATATGGTGATATTGGGTTTTCTGAATCTTATTTAACAGGAGATTGGGAAACAGATTCCATTGAAAATGTAATTTCTTGGTTTATATTGAATGTGGATGATAGCCCCAGTCTTTCTGGAGCCAAAAAGAAATTATTCCACCTGGATTTATTCAATTTAGGAAATAAATTCCTACATTTTTTAAGAAAAAACACCTTAACAGGAAGTAAAAAAAATATCGTAGAACATTATGATTTAGGAAACAAATTTTATAAATTATTCTTAGATCCAACAATGACTTATAGTTCTGCCTATTTTGAATCCTTAGAAGATAGTTTGGAAGAAGCCCAAACAAAAAAAGTGGATAAACTTTGCCAAAAGTTAAAACTAAACCCAGCCGACCATCTTTTGGAGATTGGAAGTGGGTGGGGGTTTTTATCGATTCATGCAGCGAAAAATTATGGTTGCCGAGTGACAACTGTTACACTTTCTGAAGAACAATACAAATATGCTAAGGAAAGAATTGAAAAAGAAGGACTTTCGGATAAAATCGAAATTCGGATCCAGGACTATCGAAAGATTGAAGGACAATTCACAAAAATAGTATCTGTAGAAATGTTGGAAGCAGTAGGGGATGCCTACTACGAAACTTTTTTCCAAAAGTGCCAGGACCTTTTAACTAGAGATGGAATTATGGCCTTACAAGTGATTACTTGTCCGGATTCTAGATTTACCTCTTTTAAAAACGGAATCGATTTCATTCAGAAACATATTTTCCCTGGTTCTTTATTGCCATCCATTGGTCGTATGAACCAAGCGATCAATCGTACGGGAGATATGTATTTATTCCACTTGGAAGATATGGGTTTAAGTTATGCGAAGACACTTAGGCTTTGGCTTAAGGCTTTTGAAGAGAACTTGACCGAGGTAAGGAACCAAGGTTATAGCGAAACCTTTATTAGAAAATGGAGATATTATTTGGCATATTGTGCAGCAGCATTTCAAATGAGAAATATTAGTGTTGTTCAATCTGTTTATGTAAGACCAAACAACCTGAATCTCTGA
- a CDS encoding SRPBCC family protein: MRETKSEFTFDEPIEKLWSGVTVYEVLVHWLADEVRGRPKVGGDFSWTWKLGLEGDFTTHGIYKKIEPLKELVMEWKDHPADPSGSIYLQLLFESLGPNQSKLTIVNGGFPDGMSSDVWIDGAKEAWDGQAVQLKDFLKKNPDITKFFKKS, from the coding sequence ATGAGAGAAACAAAATCCGAATTCACCTTTGATGAACCAATTGAGAAATTATGGTCGGGTGTTACCGTCTATGAAGTGTTAGTCCATTGGTTGGCAGACGAGGTAAGGGGAAGGCCAAAGGTCGGTGGAGATTTTTCATGGACTTGGAAATTGGGACTCGAAGGAGATTTTACCACTCACGGTATTTATAAAAAAATTGAACCATTAAAAGAATTGGTGATGGAATGGAAAGACCATCCCGCTGATCCAAGCGGATCCATTTATTTACAATTATTATTTGAATCATTAGGCCCTAACCAATCTAAGCTAACGATAGTTAATGGAGGATTCCCTGATGGGATGAGTTCTGATGTATGGATCGATGGGGCCAAAGAAGCATGGGATGGACAAGCTGTTCAGTTAAAAGACTTTTTAAAAAAGAATCCAGACATTACAAAATTTTTTAAAAAATCTTGA
- a CDS encoding PLU-1-like domain protein, whose amino-acid sequence MEYPELETYFQKLTDITDRIAMMNNHFDATPEIDIPQLSEFFADIQSKDWENTDREYYELFTSYFTFHVKTVEEIIQEAREILNPENREYVKKLVSHIRNSEDWFANLKKKRKLARTQVA is encoded by the coding sequence ATGGAATATCCCGAATTGGAAACGTATTTCCAGAAATTAACTGATATAACAGACCGTATCGCAATGATGAACAATCATTTTGATGCGACACCTGAGATCGACATACCACAGTTATCTGAGTTTTTCGCAGACATTCAATCAAAGGATTGGGAAAATACCGACAGAGAGTATTATGAACTCTTTACCAGTTATTTTACCTTCCACGTGAAGACTGTGGAAGAAATCATTCAAGAAGCACGCGAAATTCTGAACCCAGAAAACAGAGAGTATGTTAAAAAATTAGTAAGTCATATCCGTAACTCGGAAGATTGGTTTGCCAATCTCAAAAAGAAACGTAAACTCGCTCGCACTCAAGTCGCTTAG
- a CDS encoding DUF1574 domain-containing protein: MLKARFLFYPVILLLFLFLVDSIFRIPYIQTITKIDLTAVNYKAKSDFLKKLVTEKPGVYSPKSKKIMLILGSSRLLYFDHDELVSFYPDWEIYNLSSAVTTPAYYDYQLTKVLDAGIKPDLVIMETDPNQFNQNSVFKSSNLTYSFDLPYVLSNISLFGKDHVSFYLGRKLFAVGTYKPYIDQMWRNYKNPFLENAFVMHKDTYDYILSHNGNGLSPVDNYMEKDSNSLQMTSHRTLDWLFASYVRSPMQFGFYEKILNRLQSEKIKTIIVWPLSSPDFEALMEKETLVKTWEKEIDDLTNNYGFPLLKLKNDPSYTCNAFADGGHVAKDCYRSLMRSILLEYFRKYEPNRL, from the coding sequence ATGCTCAAGGCACGGTTTCTTTTTTACCCGGTTATCCTTTTATTATTTTTGTTTTTGGTCGATTCGATATTTCGAATCCCATACATTCAGACCATTACCAAAATTGATTTAACTGCCGTTAACTATAAAGCCAAATCAGATTTCTTGAAAAAACTGGTAACTGAAAAACCAGGTGTCTATTCTCCAAAATCGAAAAAAATCATGTTGATTTTGGGATCTTCTCGCCTTCTTTATTTTGATCACGACGAACTAGTTTCTTTTTACCCAGATTGGGAAATTTATAATTTGTCTTCTGCAGTAACAACTCCAGCTTATTACGATTACCAACTGACAAAAGTATTGGATGCAGGAATCAAACCAGATTTAGTCATTATGGAAACGGATCCCAATCAGTTTAACCAGAATTCTGTCTTCAAAAGTTCTAATTTAACATATAGTTTCGACCTACCATACGTTCTTTCTAATATCAGTTTGTTTGGAAAAGATCATGTTTCCTTTTATCTGGGTCGTAAACTTTTTGCAGTTGGAACTTATAAACCATATATAGATCAAATGTGGAGAAATTATAAAAATCCATTTTTAGAAAATGCTTTTGTGATGCATAAAGACACTTATGATTATATTCTCAGTCATAATGGAAATGGATTGTCTCCCGTTGATAATTATATGGAAAAGGACTCTAATTCCTTACAGATGACTAGCCATAGAACTTTGGATTGGTTATTTGCATCCTACGTGCGTAGCCCAATGCAGTTTGGGTTTTATGAAAAAATTCTGAACCGTTTGCAATCTGAAAAAATTAAAACTATTATTGTTTGGCCCCTTTCTTCTCCAGATTTTGAAGCTTTAATGGAAAAAGAGACTTTGGTAAAAACTTGGGAAAAAGAAATAGATGATCTTACGAACAATTACGGTTTTCCTCTTTTAAAACTAAAGAACGATCCATCTTATACGTGTAATGCGTTCGCAGATGGAGGTCACGTAGCTAAGGACTGTTATCGAAGTTTGATGCGTTCTATTCTATTGGAATACTTTCGAAAGTACGAGCCGAATCGTTTATAA
- a CDS encoding peptidase MA family protein has product MHLKQFVLIPLIFITSFTFNCNLLNSEKEKNDDLILLVGLYSLLGGSCFTGPDLWARDLVSQNSVCIPVEMVGEGSNVVVYKERSLSVNYDLAKFAKDFDTITYPKLITTFGTPSDVDGDGKVKILVMDIKDGATANSAYVAGYYDPVNFFPDNFFSPIRSNYAEVLYLDGKELIAALSRDPNAFASTAAHEFQHLLRYPRMRAVNQTDEIWINEGTSEVASDIAGYGPQTSRLDCYSGVTDSRCSDGINGVSLLDWDNNSSNVLKQYSFAYVFMRYLYDSSGTTEAERQTFFRNSVVGSGGIRANSTGSLMSLFRTSANFNSTLLGSQNSEVFFRIYALLVTQSFGLTNNLSSVEYVNADGATATTVDLSSASGNYLLANSTTLQRIITNPVTPTINRTSIKQGATNFYTTSFGGTPAIPGSSRKNYGRVTSGGNKGVFFWADSPSGFNASAKYLPTSEEGTTLSAPKKPRSLKSVIEETPTSGPTPICGIEFINDSARTFESIPIE; this is encoded by the coding sequence ATGCATTTAAAACAATTTGTCCTTATCCCTCTCATTTTCATAACATCATTCACTTTTAATTGCAATCTGCTAAATTCCGAAAAAGAAAAAAATGACGATCTCATTCTATTAGTTGGATTGTATTCACTACTCGGAGGAAGTTGTTTTACAGGTCCCGATCTTTGGGCCAGGGATTTAGTTTCGCAAAACAGTGTCTGCATTCCAGTCGAAATGGTAGGCGAAGGAAGTAATGTAGTCGTATATAAAGAAAGATCTTTATCCGTTAACTATGATTTAGCGAAATTTGCAAAAGATTTTGATACAATCACTTATCCAAAACTCATAACAACATTTGGAACACCGAGTGATGTGGACGGGGATGGCAAAGTAAAAATCCTTGTTATGGACATTAAGGATGGGGCCACAGCAAACAGTGCTTATGTGGCTGGATATTATGATCCTGTAAATTTTTTCCCTGACAATTTTTTTTCTCCCATTCGATCTAATTATGCAGAAGTACTATATTTAGATGGAAAAGAATTAATTGCAGCTCTTAGCAGAGATCCAAATGCTTTTGCTTCTACGGCTGCCCATGAATTCCAACACTTGTTACGATATCCAAGGATGCGTGCAGTCAACCAAACCGATGAAATATGGATCAATGAAGGAACAAGTGAAGTGGCTAGTGACATCGCAGGTTATGGACCTCAAACCAGTCGTTTGGATTGTTATTCCGGTGTAACTGATTCAAGGTGTAGTGATGGAATCAATGGAGTTTCTCTACTGGATTGGGATAATAACAGTTCTAATGTATTAAAACAGTATTCTTTTGCTTATGTGTTCATGCGTTATTTATATGATAGTTCTGGAACTACAGAAGCCGAAAGACAAACTTTCTTTCGCAACTCAGTCGTTGGTTCGGGAGGGATTCGGGCCAATTCTACTGGAAGTTTAATGAGTTTATTTCGGACTTCCGCCAATTTTAACTCTACCTTACTCGGTTCACAAAACTCAGAAGTATTTTTTCGAATTTATGCCCTACTTGTTACACAGAGTTTTGGACTGACAAACAATCTTTCCTCCGTAGAATATGTAAATGCCGATGGAGCCACTGCCACTACTGTCGATTTGTCATCGGCTTCTGGAAATTATCTTTTGGCAAACAGCACAACTCTCCAACGAATCATTACAAATCCTGTGACACCAACAATCAATCGTACCTCCATCAAACAAGGTGCGACAAACTTTTATACGACTTCCTTTGGGGGGACTCCTGCCATACCAGGAAGTTCAAGAAAAAACTATGGAAGAGTAACAAGTGGGGGAAACAAAGGTGTCTTTTTTTGGGCAGATTCTCCCTCAGGATTCAATGCGAGTGCAAAATACCTTCCCACTAGTGAGGAAGGAACCACTCTATCCGCCCCTAAAAAACCAAGATCCCTTAAATCGGTGATTGAAGAGACACCTACTTCGGGACCAACTCCGATTTGTGGAATCGAATTTATAAACGATTCGGCTCGTACTTTCGAAAGTATTCCAATAGAATAG
- a CDS encoding nucleotidyltransferase family protein, translating to MKKIRIGVIAAAGKGTRAFPRTSFIPKPLFVIEGKSILHRNVELMVKTFGIEKVYVLVGHLKEQIIAEIDHIRLALPKVVIEPVNWTEKGLASDVASLEKTIHEPFLTILGDEFYYRTDHEIFLKVLKKHPQMAASIGVVKTSLLSRIRKNYSVVLENDKILNLVEKPENPPNELLGLGSYFFTPEYFEFFKKTPVSSKSGVIEITDVIDKMAKESKGGVYATKLSCDYFNINSMQDYYHAVYEVRNDLFHKFKTSLVIPTNNNERSITDVIVDFKDKFNEIIVIDNESTDETLTLSKKEKVKTYTFPGDGDPTRLGEQVRRGIEYATGDIIVVVSPDGSFRSKDFPKLLEYMKDSDMVIGTRTTRQMIEQGSNLKPLYRLVNLLMGKLVEVFWWGQEPRFTDVDCQFFSVWRESYERVKPQLVVEDRKFIVELMIDIVRSHMRCIEIPVSYFKPVGQVEYRLRDMISDSIHILKLILSKKFYLGEDRDGE from the coding sequence TTGAAAAAGATCAGAATTGGGGTCATTGCGGCTGCCGGAAAAGGAACCCGAGCATTTCCCCGAACCAGTTTCATTCCAAAACCACTCTTCGTCATCGAAGGTAAATCCATCCTCCACCGCAATGTGGAACTTATGGTCAAAACCTTTGGGATTGAAAAAGTCTATGTTCTCGTAGGCCATCTTAAAGAACAAATCATCGCAGAAATTGATCATATTCGTTTGGCACTTCCCAAAGTTGTGATTGAACCAGTCAATTGGACAGAGAAAGGATTGGCATCTGATGTGGCCAGTCTTGAAAAGACCATCCATGAACCTTTTTTAACCATTCTCGGTGATGAATTTTATTACCGAACTGATCATGAAATCTTTTTAAAAGTTTTAAAAAAACACCCACAAATGGCAGCCTCCATCGGTGTTGTGAAAACTTCCTTACTTTCCAGAATTCGTAAAAACTATTCAGTTGTATTAGAGAATGATAAAATTCTAAATTTGGTTGAAAAACCAGAAAACCCACCCAATGAACTTTTGGGTTTGGGCAGTTATTTTTTTACACCAGAGTATTTTGAGTTTTTTAAAAAAACGCCAGTATCTTCCAAATCAGGTGTGATAGAGATAACGGATGTTATCGATAAGATGGCAAAGGAGTCCAAGGGGGGAGTGTATGCAACCAAGCTCAGTTGCGATTACTTCAACATCAACTCCATGCAGGATTATTACCATGCTGTTTATGAAGTAAGAAATGATTTATTTCATAAATTTAAAACCAGTTTGGTAATCCCCACAAATAACAATGAAAGATCAATCACAGATGTGATTGTTGATTTCAAAGATAAATTTAATGAAATCATTGTTATCGATAACGAATCTACTGACGAAACTCTGACGCTTAGTAAAAAAGAAAAGGTAAAAACCTATACCTTCCCTGGTGATGGAGATCCTACAAGGCTTGGAGAACAAGTGAGAAGGGGAATTGAATACGCAACAGGTGATATCATCGTAGTCGTTTCTCCCGATGGTTCCTTTCGCTCCAAAGATTTTCCAAAACTACTCGAATACATGAAAGATTCGGATATGGTAATTGGAACTCGCACCACAAGACAGATGATCGAACAAGGTTCTAACTTAAAACCTTTGTATCGTTTGGTGAACTTACTTATGGGTAAGTTGGTAGAAGTATTTTGGTGGGGACAAGAACCAAGATTTACCGATGTGGATTGTCAGTTTTTTTCTGTTTGGCGAGAGTCTTATGAACGAGTTAAACCCCAACTTGTTGTAGAAGACCGTAAGTTCATTGTAGAACTTATGATTGATATAGTAAGGTCTCATATGCGTTGTATTGAAATCCCTGTATCTTATTTCAAACCTGTGGGCCAGGTGGAATACAGATTACGTGATATGATTTCTGATTCTATCCACATATTGAAATTAATTTTATCTAAAAAGTTTTACCTAGGAGAAGATCGCGATGGCGAATAA
- a CDS encoding NAD-dependent epimerase/dehydratase family protein codes for MANKVLVTGGCGFLGSHVCELFRKEGWDVVSFDNMTKYELKRTGYGSDATRDYNWNYLKSLGVTMVKGDIRNLEHLMDRSVDCDYIIHTAAQPAMTISWEDPELDFSTNVIGTFNVMEAARKHKIPVVNTSSIHVYGNSINDSLTEGKTSYERNPVEISVAQPTMVGQISPLHASKMSAEHYVRSYTDMYGVKAASFRFTGIYGERQFGGEDHGWVANFAIRSVFGLPLRIFGTGKQTRDILHAEDGAKSYLEFFKNPIPGVYNIGGASPHKISLLECIGLIGEILGKKQEILFEVERPGDMRYFICDITEAKKFGFNPKILPKEGVTRLLKWIEANKDVFNISGK; via the coding sequence ATGGCGAATAAAGTATTGGTAACAGGCGGATGCGGATTTTTAGGATCCCATGTTTGTGAATTATTTCGTAAAGAAGGTTGGGATGTTGTTAGTTTTGACAACATGACAAAATATGAATTAAAACGTACTGGTTATGGAAGTGATGCCACTCGTGATTATAACTGGAATTATTTAAAATCACTTGGTGTCACAATGGTAAAAGGTGACATTCGAAACCTAGAACATTTGATGGATCGTTCTGTTGATTGTGATTATATCATTCATACAGCGGCACAACCTGCAATGACTATTTCTTGGGAAGATCCGGAGCTCGATTTTTCAACCAACGTGATTGGTACTTTTAACGTAATGGAAGCAGCAAGGAAACATAAAATCCCGGTAGTAAATACTTCCTCCATTCACGTTTACGGAAACTCAATTAATGATAGTTTGACGGAAGGAAAAACATCATACGAAAGAAATCCAGTGGAAATCTCCGTGGCACAACCAACAATGGTGGGTCAAATTTCTCCTCTACATGCTTCGAAAATGAGTGCGGAACACTATGTCCGTTCTTACACGGATATGTATGGTGTAAAGGCAGCTAGTTTTCGTTTTACGGGAATTTACGGTGAACGTCAGTTTGGTGGTGAAGATCATGGTTGGGTTGCAAACTTTGCGATTCGTTCGGTTTTTGGATTACCACTCCGTATTTTTGGAACGGGAAAACAAACTCGCGATATTTTGCATGCCGAAGATGGTGCAAAATCTTATTTAGAATTCTTTAAGAATCCTATCCCTGGTGTTTATAATATTGGTGGTGCTAGCCCTCATAAAATTTCGCTTTTGGAATGTATAGGTCTCATTGGTGAAATTCTCGGTAAAAAACAAGAGATTCTTTTTGAAGTAGAAAGACCAGGTGACATGCGTTATTTTATTTGCGACATCACGGAAGCAAAAAAATTCGGTTTTAATCCTAAAATTCTTCCTAAAGAAGGAGTCACTAGACTTCTCAAATGGATTGAAGCGAACAAAGACGTATTCAATATCTCTGGGAAGTAG
- a CDS encoding glycosyltransferase family 2 protein: MSNKTLVVIPAYNEAATIEEVVRGAIVYADVSVTDDASKDATPTILANLQKEFGQRLHVIRHEKNTHIPKGIQDGMKYAVEKGYDWVITMDAGLSHDAGYLKEFQSFPECDLVIGSRTSTVNVPLYRKFISWLAAKVMNYCLSKGIFNLFGANLRDCTSGYRRYSKPMVQKIATYPLESVAFDFHMEALSIVANHDGTIKELPIRYIFSNSSFNRKVLKLAIQFAKKLLLRKWKLIPQYP; this comes from the coding sequence ATGTCTAATAAAACACTGGTTGTCATCCCTGCTTACAATGAAGCCGCAACAATTGAAGAGGTGGTACGGGGTGCCATTGTTTATGCAGATGTTTCTGTAACAGATGATGCCAGTAAAGATGCCACACCAACCATTTTGGCCAATCTTCAGAAAGAGTTTGGCCAAAGGCTTCATGTGATTCGGCATGAAAAAAACACTCATATCCCCAAAGGAATTCAAGACGGCATGAAGTATGCGGTGGAAAAGGGATACGATTGGGTGATTACGATGGATGCGGGACTTTCGCATGATGCTGGTTATTTGAAGGAATTTCAATCTTTCCCTGAATGTGATTTAGTTATTGGTTCCAGGACATCCACTGTAAACGTACCGTTGTATCGTAAGTTTATTTCCTGGCTTGCTGCCAAGGTTATGAACTATTGTTTGTCCAAAGGAATATTTAATCTTTTTGGTGCCAATTTACGAGACTGCACAAGTGGTTACAGAAGGTATTCGAAACCGATGGTACAAAAAATTGCAACGTATCCATTAGAGTCTGTGGCATTTGATTTTCATATGGAAGCTCTCTCGATTGTGGCAAATCATGATGGAACTATCAAAGAACTTCCAATCCGGTATATTTTTTCCAATAGCAGCTTTAACCGTAAGGTATTGAAACTGGCAATTCAATTTGCGAAAAAACTTTTGTTACGAAAATGGAAACTGATCCCACAATATCCGTAA